From the Hordeum vulgare subsp. vulgare chromosome 1H, MorexV3_pseudomolecules_assembly, whole genome shotgun sequence genome, the window GTAGCTGCGCCAGTGAACCGAAGGGCAAAGGGCCAACGAGGAAGTGGTGATCTGCCCCCACTCCACCCATTGTTTATATAGTTTTTGGTTGTAGTAATTTAAAAACTATGTTCGATGAACTTGAGATAACCTTTTGGCTGATGTTTGATGCACGTTTGAAGCTGATCTTGCTTTTGTGTGCTTTCGATTTTGTTGTTCCATGTTTGATCTTGTAGAGTAGCTCAACGTTGCTATGGTAGTATGAATATATGGCGCCGAATATGAGATACGcagatgtggagaaggaaatatgAGACACGCCCGATTAATGGCCGTGGACGTGTTTGGACGGGTCCGTGGACATTTAAGGGATCCAATTTACAAGTTCCGGCTGTAGATACCGTTAACATAACTAGATAATGCCCCGGCGCATTGCTGCGGAAAACTTTTTAAAAGAATGCATAAAAGGTGCTAAATTTTTTTATAACTAATGGAAAGCAAGTCTAACCTTAAAAATGAAGATAATACAAAGggtataaaaagaaaaaaaaaatactgTTAGAAGAGGGTAATTTCTAATATAAATGTGAATTACATAGGTATAGTGCAAGCTACGAACACATATATTATTAATAaaaaatctaatgcaaaaaaaaaaacttgtgAGTAACATGCATGAATTGCTGATATGTTGCTTGCGTGCATTGGGCAATGCAAAAACAATGTAATTTATGACTTGCATGCATGACTTGTTTTTATGGTATAATTGCATGTCTAACAAAAATAGCTAGTGGATAATAGCTATTTAGGAATAGAAGATGCATCTGCGGGCATTTTGAAGAGAGTAGAAAGGAATGAAGTGAATGAGTTATCGTATtgatttgatgtctgggcttttATATTGCCTGAACAGGCGCTTACAACGTCGGTTACAATGATCTCACGACTGTTCTAATAGTCGTGGTGTCTCTTGAATGGACACAGCGTTTGGACAACGCCAGATCTAATAACTGCCTAGTTAGCCTACGTCTAACGCTACATGCTAACTGCTGTTAACTGCTACTAACTGCTAATTGGcttctaacactcccccttggaCAAGGTGTGTTCCAAGCTTGGTTTTTCAACTTCATATATCCTTGAGTATGGAAAGTCTTGAGTTCTCTTGATCCTTGAGCTTACAACTTTGAGAATCTTCATATTTGTACTATTTATACCCCTGTAAGAAAATATAGAAGAATCTATAGAAAATCGTATATCATTAGTATATTTAATCACTTATTcaaaactatatgagaaatccgTTGGAAAACTCAAAAGTTATTCTAGGAAATTTCTCTCCCTGAATTTTGCAAATTTCGTAGTCGTCTCATACCAATGCCATGAATGCATTTTTGAAATGCTGCTGCTGGCAAAGACTTAGTGAACAAATCTGCAAGATTGTCACAAGATTTTATTTGCAAAATATTAATTTTTCCATCTTTCTGTAACTGGTGAGGGAAAAATAGTTTTGGGGAGATGTGTTTTGTGATATTACTTTTAATATATCCATATGCATTTGAGCAACACATGCAgcattatcttcatagataatAGTAGGTGATTCTAATGAACCGGTACCACATGATGTCTGAATATGATTTATCATTCTGCGGAGCCATACACATTCTCGTGAAGCTTGCTACCAATGTCTGTTTTGTTGACTTCCATGAAATAGCAGTTCCACCATATAAAAATACAAACCCTGTTTGTGACCTGGCATTATGGGGGTCGGAAAGATATCCAGCGTCAGTATAACCAATGAGGGTCATGTCTTGATTTTTTTGATAGAATAAACCAAGTACTTTAGTACCTTGTAAATATCTGAAGATATTCTTTACTCCCGTCCAATGACGTTTTGTTGGAGTTGCACTATGTCGAGCCAGTAAATTTACTGCAAAGGCAATGTCTGGTCTAGTACAATTTGCAAGGTACATTAGTGCCCCTATGACACCGAGGTATGGAAACTCAGGTCCCAATACCTCCTCGTTATCATCCCTAGGTCTAAAAGGATCCTTATTCATATCAAGGGACCGGACGACCTTAGGTGTTTTAGACGGATATGATTTATCCATGTTAAATTTTTCCAAAATTTTCTGAATATAAGCGGGTTGATAAACGAGTATTCCCGAGGAaaaatgctcaagttgtaaacctaagcagaatttggttttctccaaatctttcatctcaaacTCCGTCATTAAATGATTGCGTGCTACAGATATATCTGTTGCGTTGCCaatgatgttgagatcatcaacataTACTGAGATGATGCAAAATCCATTTGAGGATTTCTTTATAAATATGCATGGGCAATCATTGTTATTCGAGTATCCTTTAGTGAGAAGGAACTCACTAAGTCGGTTATACCACATTTTTCCTGACTGCTTCAAGCCATAGAGTGACTTTTGtagttttacacaatacatgttgcaaTTTATATTAGGATTCGGAATTTTAAGTCCATCAGGGACTTTCATATAAATTTCTGCATCAAGTGACCCATATAGATAAGCGGTCACTACATCCATTAACTGCATTGATAGATTCATTTGTACTGCCATAGATATTAAATATCGAAATGTAATTCCACTCATTACAGGAGAATATGTATCGTCGTAGTTGATACCGGGTCTCTGCGTAAACCCTTGAGCAACTAGTCtcgctttatatctcaccacctcattgttttcgTTCCTTTTTCGAACAAAAACCCATTTAGCTCCCACAGGGAAGACTTTATGAGGAGTAGGCATTATTTTAGAAAATACCTCTCTTTTGTTAAGCGAGTATAATTCTGcctcaattgcttcctttcatttAGGTCAATCCGAGCGCTTGAGGCACTCTTTCATAGATTTTGGCTCTGGATCCAGTTGAAGGGTTTCAGCAATTTTCGAGGAGAAATCTGTGTCGACAACTGTAGTGCTTCTATTGTATGTTTCTCCTGAATCAATATAATTTATGGAtatttcattaatttcttcaggcACCGTGTGATTTCCCATAACAACGGAGTCTGATTGTTTCGATATCCCAACATTATAATTTGTGTGCACATTTATGTTGGGTTCTAGATGTTGAACATCTATTTGGTGTTGATTTGCATTTACTGTCATAGATTTTGATTTTCTATGTTTCCGCGGAGGCTTTAGAGAAGCCTTTTCCTCTGTgaccagatttctcccccttttattTGTAATTGGGAGTTGAGTAGTTTTATTTGGTACCTCTACTCGTTCTGGTGCATTCACGGCGGGGATATAAGATTTAGTGACACCTTTGTGATCAGTAAATGCGTCTGACAGGTTATTTGCAAAGTGTTGCAAATCTATAATTTTCTGAACTTCAGATTCAGATTCTTTTgtacgtggatctaaggactgaatgcctgtaacattccaatctatttcctggcattctttgtggtttgtttctccccctaatgccgggaaATGATCCTCATCAAAAATTGAGTCAGCGTACCGGGCTGTGAACAGGTCCCCTGTTAGGGGTTCTAAATATTTTATAATTGACGGAGAATTATATCCCACATAGATTCCTAGTTTTCTATGAGGGCCCATAGATGTACGCtgcggtggtgatatcggtacgtatacagcgcaaccgaattttcgcagatgggaaatacttggctgaTTGCCACGTACTATTTGAAACGGGGAAGTTTCatgatatgcagttggtctgACTTGCATCAGATTTGCGGCGTGTAAAACCGCATGTCCCCAACAAGAGGTTGGTAAATTGCAATTCTGTAATAGTGGTCTAGCAATTAATTTTACTCTTTTGATTAAAGATTCAGCCATTCCATTTTGAGTATAAACATAAGGTACTGAATGTTCTAGATGGATTCCTAAAGCCATACAATAATCATTAAATGTGCGTGAACTAAATTCAGCAACATTATCCATTCTTATTGTTTTTATCCTGTATTCACGATGATTCGCTCTCAATTTGATAATTTAAGCAATTAATTTGGCAAAGGCATGGTTACGTGTGGATAATAGACACAAATGTGACCATCTAGTAGATGCATCGATTAGCACCATGAAGTACCTAAATGGTCCGGGCAGAGGTTGTattggaccacatatatctccATGAATTCTTTCAAGAAAATTAAGTGACTCATTTTTAATTTTAAGATAAGATGGCTTAATAATCAATTTCCCGGTAGCACACGCGGTGGAtacaaaatctgatgatttgggaaatcTTTTAATTGGTAAATTATGACCAACAGAATTACttataatttttctcatcatacCTATTCCGAGATGATCAaggcgatcatgccaagtcttgaatttatcaagattttgaaaaattattttgtacgcaacatAAGGTACGGGTTTTATGTATGTAAAGTATAATCCGGATGAAAATGATGGGAATTTTTCAAGAGTTTGTTCCGCATATCCGTTGCTTTTTGTTAAAAGCAAAAATTCTTTGTTATCCACCTCTATTGTTTTTAGATGGAAATTGTTAGATCGGATATCTTTGAAACTTATAAGGGTACGTGTAGATTCAGGATACAAGAGTGCATTCTGAATTACGATGGTAGTACCTATAGGGAGTGTGAATGTGGCTCTTCCTGTTATGTTCATAACATTTTCCTTTCTCTTAGtaagagtttggaaatattttgcTTTCCTTAGAATCGTGTTAGTGATAGCACTATCCACTAAACATAACTCTTCTTCCATCGGATTGTTCCCGTTAAAATTCTTTCTTCTTTCCTGTAGCCTACTCTTCTTTAGAGCGATGCGTGCATGATAACATGAAGAGAGTAGAAAGGAATGAAGTGAATGAGTTATCGTATtgatttgatgtctgggcttttATATTGCCTGAACAGGCGCTTACAACGTCGGTTACAATGATATCACGACTGTTCTAATAGTCGTGGTGTCTCTTGGATGGACACAACGTTTGGACAACGCCAGATCTAATAACTGCCTAGTTAGCCTACGTCTAACGCTACATGCTAGCTGCTGTTAACTGCTACTAACTGCTAATTGGCTTCTAACACATTTAAAGGGCAGATGCTCTTAAGGTATAGGTGAAAATGCCACACGGTGTATAGATTTGCTAGACAGTGTTTAAATGCATTGTCCAAGAGCATTTTTTATTCAAAGCTGAATTGATCTTTTTTCCTACCTTGCCTACTTAATCTGTGCCGTTGAATTTAatacaaatattttttatttctttgcaTTACATTTTAAATGCTATTTACGACTTATAAGTTATAACCTCTTAGAAAATATCATTGATTTTATTGTGGGTGGTCAAATTAAATCCTGTAAAACTCATTGATTTAAGACGAGTGCTAGGGCCCACACCATAGCTGTTGGATTCCAAGCGGATGGGCTGTTGGATCCCCATAAAAAAGGTTCACCCCTACCTTCTTCCCCCGCGCCTGCCGTCCTCGCCTCATGTCGCCTCCTGCAGCCCCTGTCGCTTGAAGCGTTGCACCACCCTCATCCATCGTCGTGCTCATGGTCGCCCTCGTCGCTGTGCCCTTCGATGCCGACGGAGTTTGCAGAAACCGACCGCCGACATCTCATCCCGACTGAAGCATCTGGCTGAAGATTTTTCTACATCTGGCCGAAGCTTTTGTAGTGGCTGGCTGAAGATTTTTCTACatctggttgaagctttttcatgTGTGGGATGAAGCTTTTGTTAAAACGGTTGTTACTTTTCGTATGTTCCAAAGTCTGTTTGAAGCTTTTCTATCTACTAGATGTAGTTTTTTGTGTCCGTGGTTGTAGCATGGACACCGCCGTTTGCAGCTGTCCTGGTGTCGCCGTTGCAGCTCCACTAGTCGCCATGGTTGTAGCATGGGGGCACCGGTTCGAGCGTTTTCGGCATGCCATCGGTTGCCTGCTCCGTGTTGTCGTCTCCACCTCTGATGATGAATGGCCGTTCTGGAATTAGGAATCGCCCCCCTCCCCCGAGCGTTGGTAAtcggagaaaaaaaaagaaaagaaaagagggagATCTATGGGGGGCAGGAGGGTTGCAGCGACGACCAGTGGAGCGGGATGGGTAGGGGAGCTGCGACAATGTGGTTGTGCGCGGCTGTCGGAGCTGCGACGACGTCGTGGCGTGCGGCGGGGGATCTGCGCGTGCAGGAGGAAGGGGAGAGACACGCATTGTCGCTGTACAAATGATGGCGATGGATCTCGTGGCCCCCACGCATCGGGCTCCTGAACCGGATAGAAACGTTTCCCTGGATGCAGTCCTATTTTTTCTTCCTCTTGTGCTTTTTGAAACACCACAAATACCCTTTTGGAATACCGTGGACCAAACAAAGATCCCCACGAATTCAGAGGGGCGAAGCAACGGGTTCGTCGCCGTGCCGGTGTCGGTGCCGGGGTAGCTACTCGTTGACTCAAAATACCTGGCCTGGCCTGGCTGTGCTGCCGATGGTGGCTGGCCTGGTCTGGCGCCAGCGCCGCCGTGTGCTGCCATGCCATACCAAGCCTGCCTGCACTGCACGTCTAGGTTGGTTCATTCGCTGGCCTACTAAAATGGCAACAGGCTCCTCCCTTCCTCGACACCAAACTAATTCTGGacgtgggaggggaggggaggggagggggtcggTCGCCTTTTCTGTCTCGCCCTCTCGCTCTCGCGCGCGCGTACGTCTTGTCTTCCCCGCCTGAACGAACCCCCGTTCCCAGCCGCTCCCTCCCTCGGCCTATTTGCAGATCCCCTGTGAACACACCCTCCGGTTTCGACGGTTTGAGCCGCTGCTATTAACGGCAAgggccgccccgccccggcgcCACCCGCTTCTCTCCGAGCCCCCGCCGCCCGCCGGGGTGGGCTTGCCGTGTGGACGACGGCCGGCATCCAACGCGGCGGAAATCTCAATCTTCTGTTGGATCCGTCCCGTCATCAGGAGGGGGGAACAGGCTTCTCGGTCCTCCTGCACAGGTATGTATGCATGCGTGCGTCCTCCTTCCAGTTCCATCCTTCCCTCAACAATGTAACCGCGACATTCGGATCCAGATTGTATGCGGCGCGCGTGGTAGCATGTTTCTTTCGGGGATTTTAGGCCAGCAAAAGCTCATTACTATCTTGGTGTTCGAGTGATCATacttttattggaggtctcatcctCTCTAGTTTCGAGCGGTCAAATTTATAAGGAAATTAACGCATCTCCTTTGGGGAGAAAAGACACCCCTAGGATTGTTAGCTTGTGACCAAAATTAATAAATATGTCGAGCAACATCCGTATTCCGTCATCGTGCAGACAAACTTGTTCCTTCTATTGGACTTTGTCGTGGTTGTGACTTGTGGGCATCGAATTTGTTTCAAACCAATCTAAAACAAATGTCACGTTTCTGGCTGGTCAGCATGGTCTGTTCTTGTTCATATTTCTGTGGCCTCTGGCCGTTGTTTCGCTAAGTGCAAGCGCTATTCAACATTTGTAAAGGAGTACATCCTACATTCCGCTAATCCACATATCGTACATGTGTCTTTCTTCATCGATCAGCAGCATTGGGGGAAAAAATCCCTACATATTTATATTCACCGTTTTGCAACCTAGAGCTAGCTATGTTAGTCATGTTCATTCTGTAGGTATCATGTTATGAGATAGTAGCATATTGCTTTCGTTCTAGATTACTATCAGTGAAATAGGGGAATCAGCACTAAACAATATACCTCTTTTTCTTCCCCATCTACCAGAGCCCAGGAGTCCGGACATCCTTACGGATTTTGCTCGAACCAATGGGATGCTGTGGCAGTGTGAGTAGTTTTTACTCACATACATCTCATTTACAATTTGCAACTTTGATAGCTGAATCGTGCATTAGCATCTTTAATGCATAGCTTGTGTTTGTTTGACATGCTACATagtaatattttttatgttttttgttgttgCTCAACTGATAGTAAGTTCCAAAGGAAGCCGTTCATATCGAGTCACACATTAATTAGTAACTCGAGTTGATTTGTTATGCTTCCCTTTGCAGAATCCTGTAGATGACGAGGAACACCTAGACTACAGCTCTGGGAATGTGACTCTTGTAACTGATCTAAAGAGCTGGGAAAAGAAATTGGAAGATGCAACTGAAGCCGATAAAACAGTAAGTATCCTACAACCTAACCCAGCACAAGGATTGATAGGTGCATGTGACTTTCCAATTTGGAATTCATGCGGTTGTTTTGATTAACCATGCTGACATTTTTCAACCCGCACAGCTTGTTGTGAAATTCAGCGCAGTATGGTGTGGCCCGTGTAGGGTCGCTGCTCCTGCATACGCCGAACTTTCTTTGAAGCATGCCGATCTTGTTTTCGTGTCTGTGGACGTAGACGAACTGCCGGTACACCACCGATTCATTACTAATTTAGCTTTGAACAAATGCTCAAACTAAATGTCATTTCGATATATGGTTTTTGTCAGGAACTGGTCACGCAATTCGACATACGAGCCACACCGACATTCATTTTCTTGAGAGATAAGAAGGAGATCGACAAGCTGGTGGGGGGAAACCAGGCCGATCTGCAGCAGAAGTTCGAACCATATTGCCGGCCAGGCGATGAAGTCATGTGTAAACAGTCTTTCGAGGACAAAACCTGATGTTCCTGCCTGCCAGTCAATAGAGCTTCAGGATGAGCACGGCCTCCATTGGGTGGGAACATCAGCGGCATACGTAGGTTCGAGAAACTGACCAGCAGAAGTAGGATTTCTTGGTAGTGTCCACATTCGATCAGCAGTAAATTAAGTTTAGCCCAGCACCTGTAACTCTGCACCACACGCACTGTCCATATGAATGAACTCGCAGAAAACAATGTACTGATTGATTGACACCAGCCAGATGCCTTGAGATCTCATGAATCATGACTGTACAACAAAAATGCCAATGCCATTGGTGATCTTGCGTCTCGCTCATGTCAGGAGTCAGGACAGACTTTATGCGAGGGACATCTATATAGAAACTATATGCAGGGGTTTGATCTCGCTTGTTTAATGATGAAGCCAGACATATCAATTATTTGGTGAGCTGCAGCTTTGACAGGACGGCGGCGGCCCGATCTCCACCGAGCAGGAAATACGGGTGCCGGAGCGCCGCGGCGGCGGAGAGCCGGCCCTTCTCCCGCTGCGCGATGAGCTTGGTGGCCAGGTCCCAGCCCCTGCCGGAGTCGAGGTCCAGGATCTGCAGGTCGGGTCTCCGGCGCGTGGTCTCACGCCACCTATTGAGGTCGTAGCCGGCGGCCTTGAGTTCGGAGTTGAAGTTCTTGAGGCCCGAGGAGGACCTGAGCGCCGGCGTGGCCATCTGCATGAGCACGATCCCGGCCGAGTACATGTCGAAGAGGTCGGGGCTGTTGAGCTGCCAGAGGATCGGGGAGAGGATGGcggcgatgggctcggcgggcggcGTGGGGGTCTCCTCGGGGAGCACGTAGAGCTCGGGCGGGCAGTAGTCCGGGTCGAGCAGGGTGCGGTCGGGCACGTAGTTCTTGCCGATGCGGAGGTCGGTGGCGGCGCCGAAGTCGATGAGCTTGACCTGGCCCCGGCGGGTGACGACGAGGTTGGAGGGCTTGATGTCGCGGTGGACGATGCCGGTGTCGTGGATGCGGCGGAGCGAGGTGACGAGCTGCCGCATCACCTGCTTCACCACCAGGGCGGCGCGGGTGAGCGAGTCCACGCCCCGCAGCGCGCGCCCGAACATAAGCGGCTCCAGGTTCGACGGGAAGCCGCGGTCCGTCACGTAGTTGCCCAGCGTCCGGTCGCCCTGCACGCGGGAACAAGTTCAAATGCCGGCAGAGGCAGGGGCAGAGCGCGCGCGTTTGGAGCTCATCACTGGCCGTAAGCATGCCGAGCGCGCGTTTTGCTTTGCTCCTGCTCGCATCAAACTTGTTCAATGCACGCATGACCATTGCATTTTACTGTGTAATCCATGTCATCAGAAAGTAAGTTTCCAGAAAAGTTCTGTATGCTGAACATAAACAGACTATAGGGTTTGTATGGTTCGAAATGCTATCTTCAGTTCTCATTCTGCTAAATAAAGAAATATTCTATTCAGATCACAATCGGCCTATTAGCTCAGCTGGTTAGAGCGTCGTGCTAATAACGCGAAGGTCACAGGTTCGAGACCTGTATGGGCCAAATAATTTTTTTCCCTTCTTTCTGATGagttgtgagta encodes:
- the LOC123444673 gene encoding thioredoxin H5-like, whose amino-acid sequence is MGCCGSNPVDDEEHLDYSSGNVTLVTDLKSWEKKLEDATEADKTLVVKFSAVWCGPCRVAAPAYAELSLKHADLVFVSVDVDELPELVTQFDIRATPTFIFLRDKKEIDKLVGGNQADLQQKFEPYCRPGDEVMCKQSFEDKT